The window GGCTATATCGCCGGCAATGCTCCTTCGACCATCAGTCTGATGACCCTGGAGCCGCACCGCAAGAAAAAAGGCCCCAATCAGGAAGAACGCGGCCGCACCAAGGCGCTGTTCGACAATGGCGACATGGCAGCACTGATGGCCATGTGGACAGAAGGCCGGATCATCGAGTGGGAAGATTTCTACCGTGCCGAGCGCCCGGTCCGCCTGCCGCTGCCGAGCTATCCGTTTGCAAAAGAACGATATTGGGTCTCGGACACGTCGGGCGTCGCTACGTCGGGCGTCGCCAAGCCCGCGGCGGCCGCAGCGCCAGCCGCCCAGCTGCACCCGCTGGTTTCCAGCAACGCATCGACCTTGAGGGAAGTCAGCTTCGCGTCCAGCTTGTCTGGCGACGAATTCTACGGCCGCGACCATCAAGTCCACGGCGAGCGCTTCTTCCCAGGCGCTGGCTTTCTGGAACTTGCCTGCGTAACCGGCACCATCGCCGGTGAAGATTCGGTCGTCCGGATCGAAGACATCGTCTGGGTGCAGCCGCTCAAGCTCGGCAAGGATGCGCAGCAGGTCAAGACCTTCCTCAAGGCCATCGGCAGCAGCACCGAGTTCGTGATCGTCTCGTTCGATGACGACAACGAGCGGGTGGTGCATGCGGAAGGGCGCATGTCGCATGGCCCGGCCAGCAGGCACGTCGATGGCGAGGCGCCGGCGTATTCGATCCCCCAGCTCAAGCAACGCGCCGGCAAGACGGTGCATGGCGCGGACTGCTACAGCCAGCTTGCCAGCGCCGGCTTCCACTACGGTCCGTGTTTCCAGACCATCCAGGAATTGCACATCGGTAGCGATTTCGTGCTGTCCCGGCTGCAATTGGCTGACGAGTTGCGGGCCAGCTTCGACCAGTACATTTTGCATCCAAGCATTATCGACGGTGCCCTGCAAACCGTGGTCGGCATGGCCGCCGGCGAAACGCCGGACACGCCGTACCTGCCATTTGCACTGGACGATGTGGAGATGCTGCGGCCGCTGCCGGAGACGTGCTACGCCTACGTCGAACATGCCGGCACGGCGCACGCCGCCAACCAGGACATCAAGCAATTTAACATTTTCCTGCTGAGCGAAAGCGGCGACGTGCTCGTCAAACTCAACAACTTCTCCCTGCGCGCGCTACCCAAAATGCATGCCGCACAGAGCGCCGGCACCAGCAGTTTGGTGCTGCCGGAGTAGGTGATATGCATGATGCATAAATTAACATTTCGGTTTGACAACGAGATTCGAAGCATGTTTTGATCGGCTCAGATAGTCACGAAAAGTAACAATACGCGCGCTCGTGGATCGACTGCGGCGCTGTCAAATTCCCCGTACGCCGCTTCGGCGGCGCGCGGGGCACAGGGGACGATGGTGGATAAGTTTCGGGCAATGGATGACGATCCGGCAGGCAACGACGGCGACGCGCTGGCGCCGTGCGTGTTCCTGATCAAGGTCGCGCGTCAGATGATGAAGAACAACAATTATCTGATCGTCGACCCGGCCACGCACCAGGCCGTGCTGGTCGATCCTGCCTGGCAGATCGATGCCATTCACACGATGCTCGCCAACACCCAGTCGACCCTGCGCGGCATTTTGCTCACGCATGCGCATCCCGACCACATCGACCTGGCAAAGCCGCTGGCGGACTTTTACAACTGCCCGATCTGGATGTCTCGGGAAGAAATTGCCGCCTCGGGCTTCAGCGCGCGGCAACTGATCGCCATCGACGAAACGCCGTGGCGGGTGGGCGAGATGCGCATCGAACCGATCCTGACGCCGGGCCACACACCCGGTTGCGTCTGCTACCTGATCGGCGACCATTTGTTCACGGGCGATGTGCTGTTCGCCGAAGGCTGCGGCATCTGCAACGGCGTCGACGCCGCCCACGCCATGTTCGACAGCCTGAAACGCCTCAAGTTCCGCCTGCGCCCGGAAACCCGGATTTACCCCGGCCACACCTACGCGCGGCCGCCGGGTCAGCGTTTCGCGGATGTTCTTAGCTACAACATGTACCTGCATTTCGCCGACAAGCACAGCTTTGCCGCCTTTCGTTTGAGGAAGGGGCAGAGCGCGCGCAAATTGTTGGATTTTGTTTAAGTGGACTTTGTTTAGCCCGGGATACCGACGTATCCCCATCACCGGAGGAAGCACGTGAGCATCGTTGGAATCGAAGCAATGAATTTGTTTGCCGGCACGGCATTTTTGGATGTCACCAAGCTGGCCGCGCACCGCAAGCTGGACATGAGCCGGTTTGAAAACCTGTTGATGAAGGAGAAAACCGTCGCGCTGCCGTACGAGGACCCGATCACCTTCGCCGTCAACGCGGCCAAGCCGATCGTCGACGCCTTGAGCCCGGAAGAAAAAGACCGCATCGAAATGGTCATTACCTGCACCGAATCGTCGTTCGACTTCGGCAAATCGATGAGCACCTACTGTCACGATCTGCTGGGCCTGAACCGCAACTGCCGCCTGTTCGAGCTGAAAAACGCCTGCTACTCGGGCGTGGCGGGCTTGCAGATGGCGATCAATTTCGTGCTGTCGCAAACCTCGCCCGGCGGCAAGGTCCTGGTGATCGCCACCGACGTTTCGCGCTTCATGGTGGAAGAGGGCGGCGACGCGCTCTCGGCCGACTGGTCGTTTGCCGAGCCGAGCGGCGGCTCGGGCGCGGTGGCAATGCTGGTCAGCGACCGTCCGCACGTGTTCCAGATCGACGTGGGCGCCAATGGCTACTACGGTTTCGAAGTGATGGACACCTGCCGTCCCTCGGCCGACACCGACGCCGGCGACACCGACCTGTCGCTGCTGTCGTACCTCAATTGCTGCGAGAACGCCTATCTGGAGTATCAGAAACGGGTCGACGGCGCCCATTTCGGCGACACCTTCGGCTACCTCGCGTACCACACGCCGTTCGGCGGCATGGTCAAGGGCGCGCACCGCAACATGATGCGTAAACTGGTCAAGGCCAAGCCGGCCGAGATCGAAATCGACTTCCAGAACCGGGTCACGCCAAGCCTGACGCACTGCCAGCGGGTCGGCAACATCATGGGCGCCACCGCCGCGCTGGCGCTGGCCAGCACCATCGACAACGGCGAATTCGACCAGCCCAAGCGGGTCGGGATCTTTTCGTACGGTTCCGGCTGCTGCTCCGAGTTCTTCAGCGGTGTGGTGCGCAAGGAAGGCCAGGAGCGCCTGCGCGAACTGAAGATCAAGGAAACGCTGGACAACCGCTACGAGCTGTCGATGGAACAGTACGACCGCCTGCTCGAAAAGAGCCGCGAGCTCAAGTTTGGCACGCGCAACATGGTGCCGGACGCCAGCTTCATTGCCGAGGCACGCACCACCCTGAACCAGCCGACCCTGCTGCTCAAGCAGATCAAAGAATTCCACCGAGAATACGAATGGGTGTCCTGACCAGCAGCTACGACACCTTGCGCGTGCGCTTCGACGATGACATCTGCTTCGTGCAGATGCATCGGCCCGACTCCGGCAACGCGATCAACACCTTGTTGATCGAAGAGCTGGGCCATGCGCTGGGCGCCTGCGTCGGCCACGCCAAGGTGGTGGTGCTCGAAGGCTTGCCGGAAGCGTTCTGTTCGGGCGCGGACTTCAAGGAAATCCAGACCAGGGTCGATGGCGACGGCCAGGGCGGGCAGGATGGGCAAGACCCCGCGCCGCTGTACGACCTGTGGCACCAGCTCGCTTGTGGTCCGTTCGTGACGGTGGCCCACGTGCGCGGGCGCGCCAACGCCGGCGGTATCGGCTTCGTGGCCGCCTGCGACATCGTCCTGAGCGAAACAAAGGCGGTGTACAGCCTGTCGGAACTGCTGTTCGGGCTGATGCCGGCCTGCGTGCTGCCTTTCCTGATTCGCCGCGTGGGCTTTGCCAAGGCCAACTACATGACCCTGATGACGCAGCCCGTTTCGGCCGCGCAGGCAATGGAATGGGGCCTGGTCGATGCCTGCGACGACAACAGCGATAACCTGGTGCGCAAGCAC of the Massilia violaceinigra genome contains:
- a CDS encoding MBL fold metallo-hydrolase, encoding MDDDPAGNDGDALAPCVFLIKVARQMMKNNNYLIVDPATHQAVLVDPAWQIDAIHTMLANTQSTLRGILLTHAHPDHIDLAKPLADFYNCPIWMSREEIAASGFSARQLIAIDETPWRVGEMRIEPILTPGHTPGCVCYLIGDHLFTGDVLFAEGCGICNGVDAAHAMFDSLKRLKFRLRPETRIYPGHTYARPPGQRFADVLSYNMYLHFADKHSFAAFRLRKGQSARKLLDFV
- a CDS encoding hydroxymethylglutaryl-CoA synthase family protein is translated as MSIVGIEAMNLFAGTAFLDVTKLAAHRKLDMSRFENLLMKEKTVALPYEDPITFAVNAAKPIVDALSPEEKDRIEMVITCTESSFDFGKSMSTYCHDLLGLNRNCRLFELKNACYSGVAGLQMAINFVLSQTSPGGKVLVIATDVSRFMVEEGGDALSADWSFAEPSGGSGAVAMLVSDRPHVFQIDVGANGYYGFEVMDTCRPSADTDAGDTDLSLLSYLNCCENAYLEYQKRVDGAHFGDTFGYLAYHTPFGGMVKGAHRNMMRKLVKAKPAEIEIDFQNRVTPSLTHCQRVGNIMGATAALALASTIDNGEFDQPKRVGIFSYGSGCCSEFFSGVVRKEGQERLRELKIKETLDNRYELSMEQYDRLLEKSRELKFGTRNMVPDASFIAEARTTLNQPTLLLKQIKEFHREYEWVS
- a CDS encoding enoyl-CoA hydratase/isomerase, with the translated sequence MGVLTSSYDTLRVRFDDDICFVQMHRPDSGNAINTLLIEELGHALGACVGHAKVVVLEGLPEAFCSGADFKEIQTRVDGDGQGGQDGQDPAPLYDLWHQLACGPFVTVAHVRGRANAGGIGFVAACDIVLSETKAVYSLSELLFGLMPACVLPFLIRRVGFAKANYMTLMTQPVSAAQAMEWGLVDACDDNSDNLVRKHLLRLRRLGKDGIARYKRYAGSLDDALVAAKPKALAANLEVFTDPGNLHTIARYVRTGKFPWEAD